From one Buchnera aphidicola (Cinara pseudotaxifoliae) genomic stretch:
- the carB gene encoding carbamoyl-phosphate synthase large subunit — protein sequence MPKRNDIHSILIIGSGPIIIGQACEFDYSGAQACTALKEEGYRVILINSNPATIMTDPNMADRTYIEPIDVKIITEIIKKEKPDAILPTMGGQTALNCALQLHRKGILKKYEVELIGVTIKSIQKAENRSSFEKSMQSINLNTAKCGIAHDLEEAKKVVQSIGFPCIIRPSFTMGGSGGGIAYNYEEFKNICLLGLEASPISELLIDESLIGWKEYELEVVRDISGNFIVICTIENIDPMGIHTGDSMTVAPAQTLSDKEYQNMRNAAIMILKEIGVTSGGSNVQFAVNPKSGKIIVIEMNPRVSRSSALASKATGFPIARISTKLSIGYTLDELRNNITGNNTPAAFEPSIDYIVTKIPRFDFKKFHECNDRLTTQMKSIGEVMAIGRTFQESLQKAIRSLEIGSTGFDINIQINKINNSTFLEKKIYYELKEAGPERLWYIGEAFRLNWSIEKIYQLTHIDPWFLNNIQDLILIEKKIVQKKLSDLNYKNLKYLKTKGFSDLRISQLINVQENDVRKKRYKLQLHPVYKRIDTCSAEFSTKTAYMYSTWEDECESLPTKNSKKIIILGSGPNRIGQGIEFDYCCVHASQILRKDKYETIMINCNPETVSTDYDVSDRLYFEPIALEEILEIIRIEKPMGIVIQYGGQTPLKLAKHLQKEKIKILGTQPKYIDISENRKKFQQVINRLKLKQPKNYTSNNVQQALKKSNKIGYPIIVRPSYVLGGREMEIIYNDNQLIEYFQHRDQKSKKQTILLDQYLDNATEIDVDAICDGKKVFIGGIMEHIEQAGIHSGDSACTLPVYTLDKKTEKKIEKQTKILAIELKVLGLINIQFAIKDKQIFILEVNPRASRTIPFVSKSLGIPLTKIAMRVICGNTLSQQKYTTKITPKFFSVKEVVLPFNKFPETNPVLGPEMRSTGEVMGLGKNFALAFYKAMLGISIHLKKTGIVLLSVQNKDKNSIVDIAIQLKKLKFSIEATQGTYAKLKSAGIQAKLVSKIYEGRPNIQDFIKNKKYTYIINTALDNKKNIETRKIRNMALKYKIHYDSTLNGAFATISTLKYIGKNTILCLQDIHYDKF from the coding sequence ATGCCTAAAAGAAATGATATACACTCTATTTTAATTATAGGTTCAGGACCTATTATAATTGGACAAGCATGTGAATTTGATTATTCTGGAGCTCAGGCTTGCACTGCTCTAAAAGAAGAAGGGTATAGAGTTATATTAATAAACTCAAATCCAGCAACAATTATGACTGATCCTAATATGGCTGATAGGACATATATTGAACCTATTGATGTAAAAATTATTACCGAAATTATAAAAAAAGAAAAACCTGATGCTATTTTACCTACTATGGGCGGACAAACGGCTTTAAATTGTGCTCTACAATTACATAGAAAAGGAATATTAAAAAAATATGAAGTAGAATTAATTGGTGTTACCATTAAATCTATTCAAAAAGCAGAAAACAGATCTTCCTTTGAAAAATCTATGCAATCTATTAATTTAAACACAGCAAAATGCGGTATAGCACATGATTTAGAAGAAGCAAAAAAAGTAGTCCAGTCTATAGGTTTTCCTTGTATTATTCGACCTTCATTTACTATGGGAGGTAGCGGGGGTGGTATTGCATATAATTATGAAGAATTTAAAAATATCTGTCTACTTGGTTTAGAAGCATCTCCAATATCTGAATTATTAATCGATGAATCATTAATAGGTTGGAAAGAGTACGAGTTAGAAGTAGTTAGAGATATATCGGGTAATTTTATTGTCATATGTACTATTGAAAATATAGATCCTATGGGTATACATACAGGAGATTCAATGACTGTTGCTCCAGCTCAAACATTGAGTGATAAAGAATATCAAAATATGCGTAACGCTGCAATTATGATATTAAAAGAAATCGGAGTAACTAGCGGGGGATCCAACGTTCAATTTGCAGTAAATCCAAAGAGTGGAAAAATAATAGTTATTGAAATGAATCCTAGAGTATCTCGATCATCAGCTTTAGCTTCTAAAGCCACTGGTTTTCCTATTGCGCGAATTTCTACTAAACTATCCATAGGATATACTTTAGATGAACTAAGAAATAACATTACAGGAAATAACACTCCAGCTGCTTTTGAGCCATCTATTGACTATATAGTAACTAAAATACCAAGATTCGATTTTAAAAAATTCCATGAATGTAATGATAGACTAACAACTCAAATGAAATCTATCGGAGAAGTTATGGCGATTGGTCGAACATTTCAAGAATCATTACAAAAAGCAATTAGAAGCTTAGAAATTGGATCAACAGGATTTGATATTAATATCCAGATAAACAAGATAAACAATTCTACTTTTTTAGAAAAAAAAATATATTACGAACTTAAAGAAGCTGGTCCAGAAAGATTATGGTATATAGGAGAAGCTTTTCGTTTAAATTGGAGTATAGAAAAAATATACCAACTTACACATATAGATCCTTGGTTTTTAAATAATATACAAGATTTAATCTTAATAGAAAAAAAAATTGTGCAAAAAAAATTATCTGATTTAAATTACAAAAATCTAAAATATTTAAAAACAAAAGGTTTTTCTGATTTAAGAATTTCTCAATTAATAAATGTACAAGAAAACGATGTACGTAAAAAAAGATATAAATTACAACTACATCCAGTTTATAAACGCATAGATACTTGTTCAGCTGAATTTTCTACAAAAACAGCATATATGTATTCTACTTGGGAAGATGAATGCGAATCACTACCCACAAAAAACTCAAAAAAAATAATTATATTGGGTAGTGGACCTAATCGAATTGGTCAAGGAATTGAATTTGATTATTGTTGTGTTCATGCATCCCAAATTTTAAGAAAAGATAAATATGAAACAATTATGATTAATTGTAATCCAGAAACTGTATCTACTGATTATGATGTATCTGATAGATTATATTTTGAACCTATTGCATTAGAAGAAATTTTAGAAATTATACGTATAGAAAAACCTATGGGTATTGTTATTCAATATGGCGGTCAAACACCTTTAAAATTAGCTAAACATCTTCAGAAAGAAAAAATAAAAATATTAGGTACACAACCAAAATATATTGATATATCTGAAAACAGAAAAAAATTTCAACAGGTTATTAATCGATTAAAATTAAAACAACCTAAAAATTATACTTCTAATAATGTACAACAAGCATTAAAAAAATCTAATAAAATAGGATATCCGATTATTGTTCGTCCTTCATACGTTTTAGGTGGTCGAGAAATGGAAATAATTTATAATGACAATCAACTTATTGAATATTTTCAACATCGTGACCAAAAATCAAAAAAACAAACAATTTTATTGGATCAATATTTAGATAATGCTACCGAAATAGATGTAGACGCAATTTGTGATGGAAAAAAAGTTTTTATTGGAGGAATCATGGAACATATAGAACAAGCAGGAATACATTCTGGAGATTCAGCATGTACTCTGCCTGTTTATACTCTAGACAAAAAAACTGAAAAAAAAATAGAAAAACAAACAAAAATTTTAGCTATTGAATTAAAAGTACTAGGTTTGATTAATATTCAATTTGCCATTAAAGATAAACAAATATTTATTTTAGAAGTTAATCCTAGAGCTTCACGCACTATTCCTTTTGTTTCAAAATCCCTGGGTATCCCTTTAACTAAAATAGCTATGCGTGTAATTTGCGGAAACACTTTATCACAACAAAAATATACCACAAAAATCACTCCAAAATTTTTTTCTGTAAAAGAAGTAGTTCTACCGTTTAATAAATTTCCTGAAACTAATCCTGTGTTAGGACCAGAAATGCGATCTACTGGAGAAGTGATGGGCTTAGGAAAAAATTTTGCGTTAGCATTCTATAAAGCTATGTTAGGAATATCAATTCATCTTAAAAAAACAGGAATAGTATTATTATCTGTACAAAACAAAGATAAAAATTCCATTGTTGATATTGCTATACAGTTAAAAAAATTAAAATTTAGTATAGAAGCAACACAAGGAACATATGCAAAATTAAAATCTGCAGGAATTCAAGCAAAACTAGTTAGTAAGATTTATGAGGGTCGACCAAATATTCAAGATTTTATAAAAAACAAAAAATACACATACATAATAAACACTGCATTAGATAACAAAAAAAACATAGAAACACGTAAAATACGTAATATGGCGTTAAAATATAAAATACATTATGATTCTACATTAAATGGAGCTTTTGCTACTATTTCTACATTAAAATATATTGGAAAAAATACTATACTATGTTTACAAGATATACATTATGATAAATTTTAA
- the dapB gene encoding 4-hydroxy-tetrahydrodipicolinate reductase: protein MKKIKTSIAISGALGRIGKMLIKEITKQKNIKLVYALTKEDYVYTHSNYHQKYCINKKILFTTLKKLKKNKHTLPFDTLIDFSKPYVTLKMVEYCVQNKKKMIIGTTGLNSMQMNTIKKASKIIPILYSPNFSIGINMMHTIIQYISKILGNISDIEIIESHHRNKIDAPSGTALQLGKIISEAMNWKFSESAIFSRYGNIGIREKNKIGFSTIREGNTIGKHTVLFANKYEKVSVSHTATHRSVFAKGAIQAAIWIYDKKNGLYNMNSVLRNIVIK from the coding sequence ATGAAAAAAATAAAAACTAGTATAGCTATATCTGGAGCATTAGGTAGAATAGGAAAAATGTTAATTAAAGAAATAACAAAACAAAAAAATATCAAATTAGTTTACGCATTAACTAAAGAAGACTATGTATATACACACTCAAATTACCATCAAAAATATTGTATAAATAAAAAAATTCTTTTTACTACTTTAAAAAAATTAAAAAAAAATAAACATACTTTACCATTTGATACATTAATTGATTTTAGTAAACCATATGTAACATTAAAAATGGTAGAATATTGTGTTCAAAACAAAAAAAAAATGATTATCGGTACCACCGGTCTTAATTCTATGCAAATGAACACCATAAAAAAAGCGTCTAAAATAATTCCAATATTATATTCACCTAACTTTAGTATTGGAATTAATATGATGCATACAATAATACAATATATATCTAAAATATTAGGTAATATTTCTGATATAGAAATTATAGAATCTCATCATAGAAACAAAATAGATGCTCCTTCAGGAACTGCATTACAGTTAGGAAAAATCATTTCTGAAGCTATGAATTGGAAATTTTCAGAATCAGCTATATTTTCAAGATACGGAAATATTGGAATAAGAGAAAAAAATAAAATTGGTTTTTCAACTATTAGAGAAGGAAATACTATTGGAAAACATACTGTATTATTTGCAAATAAATATGAAAAAGTTTCTGTTAGTCATACAGCTACTCATCGTTCTGTTTTTGCAAAAGGAGCTATACAAGCAGCTATATGGATATATGATAAAAAGAATGGTTTGTACAATATGAACAGTGTTCTAAGAAATATTGTTATTAAATAA
- the rsmA gene encoding 16S rRNA (adenine(1518)-N(6)/adenine(1519)-N(6))-dimethyltransferase RsmA: protein MNRSMYTKHIPVKRFGQNFLKNKIIINKIIQKMNLSKFDYIIEIGPGLGALTFPICDIVDKITVFEIDENIIFFLLCHQYNEKMNIILTDVMQFDFRYFFSLKRGVLYRLVGNLPYNISVCFFFKMIICNLHIHDMHFMFQKEVADRLLANPGNKEYGKLSVIAQFFYKIKPITTVDKFDFFPTPKIDSVFLRFIPYTNKYNKYDIERYFFAIELITRTAFQHRRKLLKNNLSKMFSETLLLKLDIHLFSRAENVSVHQYSLLAKNFLKLYK, encoded by the coding sequence ATGAATAGATCTATGTATACAAAACATATTCCTGTGAAAAGATTTGGTCAAAATTTTTTAAAGAACAAGATTATTATAAACAAAATTATACAAAAAATGAACTTAAGTAAATTCGACTATATTATAGAGATTGGCCCTGGTTTAGGCGCATTAACATTTCCGATATGTGATATTGTAGATAAAATTACTGTATTTGAAATAGATGAAAATATAATATTTTTTTTGCTATGTCATCAGTACAACGAAAAAATGAATATTATTTTAACTGATGTTATGCAATTTGATTTTAGATATTTCTTTTCTCTAAAGAGGGGTGTTTTATATAGGTTAGTCGGTAATTTACCTTATAACATTTCTGTTTGTTTTTTTTTTAAAATGATTATTTGTAATTTACATATTCATGATATGCATTTTATGTTTCAAAAAGAGGTAGCAGATAGATTATTAGCTAACCCAGGAAATAAAGAATATGGAAAATTAAGTGTTATAGCTCAATTTTTTTATAAAATTAAACCGATTACTACGGTAGATAAATTTGATTTTTTTCCTACACCCAAAATAGATTCTGTATTTTTACGATTTATTCCGTATACTAATAAATATAATAAGTACGACATAGAGCGATATTTTTTCGCTATAGAGTTAATTACTAGAACTGCTTTTCAACATCGACGTAAATTATTAAAAAATAATTTATCTAAAATGTTTTCTGAAACACTTTTGTTAAAATTAGATATTCATTTATTTTCTCGCGCTGAAAATGTATCGGTGCATCAATACTCATTATTAGCAAAAAACTTTTTAAAATTATATAAATAA
- the rpsT gene encoding 30S ribosomal protein S20 — protein MANIKSSKKHAVFSEKRRKCNASKRSIIKTFMKKVYVFIQEKEKKKAYKEFCIFQSIIDKYAMKGIIHVNKAARYKSILIKNIKKI, from the coding sequence TTGGCAAATATAAAATCATCTAAAAAACATGCTGTTTTTTCAGAAAAACGTAGAAAATGTAACGCGAGTAAACGATCTATTATTAAAACGTTTATGAAAAAAGTATACGTTTTTATTCAAGAAAAAGAAAAAAAAAAAGCTTATAAAGAATTTTGTATATTTCAATCTATTATTGATAAATATGCCATGAAAGGAATTATACACGTAAATAAAGCTGCTAGATATAAATCTATATTAATCAAAAATATTAAAAAAATTTAA
- the carA gene encoding glutamine-hydrolyzing carbamoyl-phosphate synthase small subunit, with the protein MIKLAHLVLENGTVFQGISAGIEGETIGEVVFNTAMTGYQEIITDPSYHGQIISFTNPHIGNVGTNKQDEESKKIFAKGIVAKSISSISSNFRSTQDLLKYIKKKKIIAISNIDTRKLTHILRKYGSQYGCIQSELYMDKKKAIKKILNYKNKKKKNINISIGVKNIQEWIPKNSRHNTYQRKKFHVIVYDFGVKNNILNILHEKNCKITLIPPTISVNKVISLKPSGILLSNGPGDPRLYIKSIKDTKKLLNLSIPIFGICLGHQILALSLGAKIIKMKFGHHGSNHPIQNIHTKKVFITTQNHNFTIDKQSIPKNIIITYTSLFDNTIQGISLKNHPSFSFQGHPESTPGTHDAHTLFDKFIKNMQKQEFKNA; encoded by the coding sequence ATGATAAAATTAGCGCATTTAGTTTTAGAAAACGGAACTGTATTCCAAGGAATTTCTGCGGGCATTGAAGGTGAAACAATTGGAGAAGTGGTCTTTAATACCGCCATGACTGGATATCAAGAAATCATAACAGATCCTTCTTATCATGGTCAAATAATCTCGTTTACCAATCCTCATATTGGTAATGTTGGAACTAATAAACAAGATGAAGAATCTAAAAAAATTTTCGCCAAAGGAATTGTTGCTAAATCAATATCGTCAATAAGTAGTAATTTTCGTAGCACACAAGATTTATTAAAATATATAAAAAAAAAAAAAATTATTGCAATATCCAATATTGATACTAGAAAACTTACTCATATATTAAGAAAATATGGTTCACAATATGGATGTATTCAATCAGAACTATATATGGATAAAAAAAAAGCTATTAAAAAAATCCTGAATTATAAAAATAAAAAAAAAAAGAATATAAATATATCAATCGGAGTAAAAAATATTCAAGAATGGATACCAAAAAATTCAAGACACAATACATATCAAAGAAAAAAATTTCATGTTATTGTATATGATTTTGGAGTTAAAAATAACATATTAAATATTTTACATGAAAAAAACTGCAAAATTACACTAATACCACCAACTATTTCTGTAAACAAAGTAATTTCTTTAAAACCATCAGGAATACTGTTATCTAATGGTCCTGGAGACCCTCGATTGTACATAAAATCCATTAAAGACACAAAAAAATTACTAAATTTATCAATTCCTATTTTTGGAATTTGTTTAGGACATCAGATCTTAGCGTTATCATTAGGCGCAAAAATCATCAAAATGAAATTCGGGCACCACGGATCTAATCATCCAATTCAAAATATACATACTAAAAAAGTATTTATAACCACACAAAATCATAATTTTACTATTGACAAACAATCAATACCAAAAAATATAATTATTACATATACGTCTTTATTTGATAATACTATTCAAGGTATTTCTTTAAAAAATCATCCATCTTTTAGTTTTCAAGGACATCCTGAATCTACTCCAGGTACTCACGATGCTCATACATTATTTGATAAATTTATTAAAAATATGCAAAAACAGGAATTTAAAAATGCCTAA
- the dnaJ gene encoding molecular chaperone DnaJ, whose product MTQQDYYTILKVSNTASEREIKQAYKRLAMRYHPDRNQGNKKAEEQFKKIKQAYEVLSDEKKRTAYDQYGHAAFEQNGNNGDFHSSFTTSTSDLNDIFGDVFGDIFGNNRKKNTEKGSDLQYNINLTLEEAVQGTTKEIKIPTLSTCHSCSGKGTAHGKTSNTCTYCHGNGQIHMRKGFFSVQQTCPTCHGTGTVIKNPCKICYGQGRIKTSKKLSIKIPSGVDTNDRIRLNNEGESGRYGAQSGDLYIQINVKKHPIFSREDNHLHCEVPINFVTAALGGEIEVPTLQGRLKLKIPSETQSGKLLRIRGKGVKSVRKRYPGDLLCKIIVETPVNLNQSQKNLLHQLGKSFGDFRGKNNSPKSKRFFDSVKRFFENLTK is encoded by the coding sequence ATGACACAACAAGATTACTATACAATTTTAAAGGTTTCTAATACTGCTAGTGAACGCGAAATAAAACAAGCTTATAAGAGACTAGCGATGAGGTATCATCCGGATCGTAATCAAGGAAACAAAAAAGCTGAAGAACAGTTTAAAAAAATAAAACAAGCATATGAAGTATTGAGCGATGAAAAAAAAAGAACTGCTTATGATCAATATGGACATGCAGCATTTGAACAAAACGGAAATAATGGTGATTTTCACAGTAGTTTTACTACTTCAACATCTGATTTAAACGATATATTTGGTGATGTTTTTGGCGATATATTTGGGAATAACAGAAAAAAAAATACAGAAAAAGGATCAGATTTACAATATAATATCAACCTTACATTAGAAGAAGCTGTTCAAGGAACTACAAAAGAAATAAAAATTCCTACATTAAGTACGTGTCATTCATGTTCCGGAAAAGGAACAGCGCATGGAAAAACCTCTAATACATGCACATATTGTCACGGAAACGGACAAATACATATGAGAAAAGGATTTTTTAGTGTTCAACAAACTTGCCCGACCTGCCACGGTACAGGAACGGTCATAAAAAATCCATGTAAAATATGCTATGGACAAGGTCGAATCAAAACATCTAAAAAATTATCCATCAAAATTCCTTCTGGAGTAGATACTAATGATCGTATTCGGTTAAACAATGAAGGAGAATCTGGTCGGTATGGAGCTCAATCAGGAGATTTATACATACAAATAAATGTAAAAAAACACCCAATATTTTCACGAGAAGATAATCACTTACATTGTGAAGTACCTATTAATTTTGTTACTGCTGCTTTAGGTGGAGAAATAGAAGTACCTACTTTGCAAGGTAGATTAAAACTTAAAATACCTTCCGAAACACAATCTGGAAAATTACTTAGAATACGAGGAAAAGGAGTAAAATCAGTAAGAAAAAGATATCCTGGAGATTTATTATGTAAAATAATAGTAGAAACACCGGTAAATCTAAATCAATCTCAAAAAAATCTGTTACACCAATTAGGAAAAAGTTTTGGTGATTTCAGAGGAAAAAATAATAGTCCGAAATCTAAAAGATTCTTTGATAGCGTAAAAAGATTTTTTGAGAATCTTACTAAATAA
- the ileS gene encoding isoleucine--tRNA ligase, with translation MKKIKKSLNLPQTKFSMKANLSIKEIEILQKWKKNKLYDYINSKNKKNKCFFLYDGPPYANGDIHIGHTVNKILKDIILKAKRMSGFFAPYVPCWDCHGLPIEQKVEKIFKNKIVKENKQSFRIKCHQYVLKQVDKQKKDFMRLGVLADWNNINLTMDYSNQANTIKVLSHIIEKGYVYRDLKPIYWCFQCQSSLAEAEIEYQKKNSCSIYVLFKIKKNTVLKNKFFKEKNKQKNSCANISIIIFTTTPWTLPTCQAIAINPKLYYQLIQVKKKYYICEKKLAINLFKKTNIQKWKIRGCIKGKKLGGLNCLHPFLNTVIPVILSDHVSNELGTGAVHMSPDHGYEDFIACKKYNIKPNQTVSAYGLYNIPFFKILNNHHIFKAENIIFELLENKKKIFFSKIIEHSYPHCWRHKKPVIYRATPQWFIRISDLLLKNKILKKIEKVNWIPEWGKAKMKTMLKNRPDWCISRQRTWGIPIPLFIHKKTGKLHPNTICIMKKIAQKIQLHGYTVWWKSTKYTWLKENADMYEKVHDVLDVWFESGSSHQLKIYKHDPHNTSNHIADLYLEGSDQHRGWFMSSLITSVIVQNHAPYKTVLTHGFVINEHGQKMSKSLENSQKPKDIIRIWGADILRLWVACTNYTKDISISHEILQQISENYRRIRNTIRFLFSNIFDFNSSLHIVSNKHLLLLDQWILEQTYNYQKKIIKNYSNYHFHEVVQKIINFCSIKLGSCYLELIKDRLYTAHNNSIARRSGQTTIFYILHYLIRWIAPILSFTAEEAWNHFYENTKISIFTEKWFKKIKPPLKTVYYNSSFWKKIFTIKNEVNRFIEKKKITKYIGNSLEIILTLYVKKNLFKILLSFNTELKFIFLVSETQLCRYSHAPKIAYKSKSIKHLKFTINKSNKIKCPRCWHYSKKKRFINNTMNLCYRCLENINNKEKKHIFL, from the coding sequence ATGAAAAAAATAAAAAAATCTTTAAACTTACCTCAAACAAAATTTTCTATGAAAGCAAACTTATCCATAAAAGAAATAGAAATTCTTCAAAAATGGAAAAAAAACAAATTATATGATTATATAAACTCAAAAAACAAAAAAAATAAATGTTTTTTTTTATATGATGGTCCACCATATGCCAATGGCGATATCCATATTGGCCATACAGTTAATAAAATATTAAAAGATATCATTTTAAAAGCTAAACGTATGTCAGGATTTTTTGCTCCTTATGTTCCTTGCTGGGATTGTCACGGATTACCTATTGAACAAAAAGTTGAAAAAATATTTAAAAATAAAATAGTCAAAGAAAACAAACAAAGTTTTCGTATCAAATGTCATCAGTATGTATTAAAACAAGTTGATAAACAAAAAAAAGATTTTATGAGACTAGGAGTTTTGGCTGATTGGAATAATATAAACTTAACTATGGACTATAGTAATCAAGCAAATACAATAAAGGTTCTATCTCATATTATTGAAAAAGGATATGTATACCGAGATCTAAAACCTATTTATTGGTGTTTTCAATGTCAATCTTCCCTAGCTGAAGCCGAGATAGAGTATCAAAAAAAAAATTCATGCTCTATTTATGTTTTATTTAAAATAAAAAAAAACACTGTTTTAAAAAACAAATTCTTTAAAGAAAAAAACAAACAAAAAAACTCATGTGCTAATATTTCAATAATTATTTTCACTACTACACCGTGGACACTTCCAACATGTCAAGCTATTGCTATTAATCCAAAGTTATACTATCAGTTAATACAAGTAAAAAAAAAATATTATATTTGTGAAAAAAAATTAGCAATAAACTTATTTAAAAAAACTAATATACAAAAATGGAAAATTAGAGGTTGTATAAAAGGAAAAAAATTGGGTGGTTTAAATTGTTTGCACCCCTTTTTAAATACTGTCATTCCTGTAATACTATCCGATCACGTATCTAATGAACTCGGTACCGGAGCCGTACATATGTCTCCGGATCATGGATACGAAGATTTTATTGCATGTAAAAAATACAACATAAAACCTAACCAAACTGTTAGTGCGTACGGATTATACAATATTCCTTTTTTTAAAATATTAAATAATCACCATATCTTTAAAGCAGAAAACATAATTTTTGAGTTATTAGAAAATAAAAAAAAAATATTTTTTTCTAAAATTATTGAACATTCTTATCCACATTGTTGGCGTCATAAAAAACCAGTTATTTATAGAGCTACACCACAATGGTTTATTAGGATATCTGATCTGTTATTAAAAAACAAAATATTAAAAAAAATTGAAAAAGTTAACTGGATTCCAGAATGGGGAAAAGCCAAGATGAAAACAATGTTAAAAAATAGACCAGATTGGTGTATTTCAAGACAAAGAACTTGGGGAATCCCAATTCCGTTATTTATACATAAAAAAACAGGAAAATTACATCCTAATACAATATGTATTATGAAAAAAATAGCACAAAAAATCCAATTACATGGTTATACTGTATGGTGGAAATCCACAAAATATACATGGCTGAAAGAAAATGCTGATATGTATGAAAAAGTCCATGATGTACTTGATGTATGGTTTGAATCCGGATCAAGTCACCAATTAAAAATATATAAGCATGATCCTCATAATACATCTAATCATATAGCTGATCTATATTTAGAAGGATCAGATCAACATCGTGGTTGGTTTATGTCATCTTTAATTACATCAGTAATTGTGCAAAATCATGCTCCATATAAAACAGTTTTAACTCATGGATTTGTTATTAATGAACACGGTCAAAAAATGTCTAAATCTTTAGAAAACAGTCAAAAACCAAAAGATATTATCCGAATATGGGGAGCAGATATTTTAAGATTATGGGTAGCTTGCACAAACTATACCAAAGATATATCTATATCTCATGAAATCTTACAACAAATATCTGAAAATTATAGAAGAATTAGAAATACCATACGATTTTTGTTCTCTAATATTTTTGATTTTAACTCATCCCTCCATATTGTAAGCAATAAACATTTATTATTATTAGATCAATGGATATTAGAACAGACATATAATTACCAAAAAAAAATTATTAAAAATTATTCAAATTATCACTTTCACGAAGTAGTACAAAAAATTATCAATTTTTGTTCCATTAAGTTAGGATCTTGTTATTTAGAATTAATTAAAGATAGATTATACACCGCACATAATAACAGTATAGCGAGAAGAAGCGGGCAAACTACTATATTTTATATCTTACATTATCTTATACGATGGATCGCTCCAATACTATCATTTACCGCAGAAGAAGCATGGAATCATTTTTATGAAAATACAAAAATATCTATATTTACAGAAAAATGGTTTAAAAAAATCAAGCCTCCTTTAAAAACCGTTTATTATAATTCTTCCTTTTGGAAAAAAATATTCACTATAAAAAACGAAGTTAATAGGTTCATAGAAAAAAAAAAAATAACTAAATACATAGGTAATTCCCTTGAAATAATATTAACATTATATGTAAAAAAAAATTTATTTAAAATACTACTATCTTTTAATACCGAATTAAAATTTATATTTTTAGTATCTGAAACTCAATTATGTCGATATTCTCATGCACCTAAAATAGCTTATAAAAGTAAATCTATAAAACATTTAAAATTCACAATAAACAAAAGCAACAAAATAAAATGTCCGAGATGTTGGCACTATTCAAAGAAAAAAAGATTTATCAACAATACTATGAATCTTTGTTATCGATGTCTAGAAAATATTAATAACAAAGAAAAAAAACACATTTTTTTATAA